A DNA window from Brassica napus cultivar Da-Ae chromosome C1, Da-Ae, whole genome shotgun sequence contains the following coding sequences:
- the LOC106392894 gene encoding gamma-glutamyl peptidase 1-like, translating to MVDQKRFALFLATPDSEFVKKEYGGYHNVFVSTFGDEGEHWDSFRVVEGEFPDEKDLDKYDGFVISGSSHDSFENDPWILKLCEIVKKLDEMKKKILGICFGHQIIARVRGGTVGRARKGPELKLTDITIVKDAIKPGSFFGNEIPDSIAILKLHQDEVLVLPESAKVLAYSEKYEVEMFSIEDHLFCIQGHPEYNKEILHEIVDRVLRLGFIKQDFADAAKASMENRGADRKLLETICKNFLKGRVPAN from the exons ATGGTTGATCAGAAAAGGTTTGCACTGTTTCTTGCAACTCCTGATTCAGAGTTCGTAAAGAAAGAGTACGGTGGATACCATAACGTGTTTGTCTCCACGTTCGGAGACGAAGGAGAGCATTGGGACTCGTTTAGAGTCGTAGAGGGCGAGTTTCCGGATGAGAAAGATCTTGACAAGTACGATGGTTTCGTTATTAGCGGAAGCTCTCACGATTCCTTCGagaatgatccttggatcctTAAGCTATGTGAGATCGTCAAGAAACTTgatgagatgaagaagaagattcttGGCATCTGCTTTGGTCACCAG ATCATAGCCAGAGTAAGAGGAGGAACAGTGGGAAGAGCAAGGAAGGGACCAGAACTTAAGCTTACAGACATAACCATCGTGAAGGATGCGATTAAACCGGGAAGTTTCTTCGGAAATGAGATTCCGGATAGCATAGCCATCCTAAAGTTACATCAGGACGAAGTGTTAGTGTTGCCTGAATCTGCTAAAGTACTAGCTTATTCCGAAAAGTACGAGGTGGAGATGTTCTCCATTGAGGATCATTTATTCTGTATTCAAGGACATCCCGAGTATAACAAAGAGATTCTCCACGAGATCGTTGATCGTGTTCTTCGTCTTGGCTTCATCAAG CAAGATTTTGCGGATGCGGCAAAGGCCTCGATGGAGAATAGGGGAGCAGACAGGAAACTCTTGGAAACAATTTGCAAGAATTTCCTTAAAGGCAGAGTTCCAGCTAATTAA
- the LOC106372856 gene encoding probable LRR receptor-like serine/threonine-protein kinase At4g30520, whose amino-acid sequence LPSDPFVGTERNKQGYESLAFLADKQEEGLQGLGNLRSFTFRELHVSTDGFSSKNILGAGGFGNVYRGKLGDGTMVAVKRLKDVNGTSGDSQFHTELEMISLAVHRNLLRLTGYCKTSSERLLVYPYMPNGSVALKLKSKPALDWNMRKKIAIGAARGLMYLHEQCDPKIIHRDVKAANILLDECFEAVVGDFGLAKLLNHDRGPWHRWSHCT is encoded by the exons TTGCCCTCGGATCCTTTTGTTGGTACCGAAAGAAACAAACAAGGCTACGAATCCTTAGCCTTTTTAGCAGACAAACAAGAGGAAGGGCTACAAGGACTTGGGAATCTAAGAAGCTTTACGTTCAGAGAGCTTCATGTATCTACAGATGGTTTTAGTTCCAAGAACATTCTTGGCGCTGGAGGATTCGGTAATGTCTACAGAGGAAAGCTAGGAGACGGGACTATGGTTGCAGTGAAACGGTTAAAAGATGTTAATGGCACGTCAGGGGATTCACAGTTTCATACCGAGCTAGAGATGATTAGCTTAGCTGTTCATAGGAATCTACTTCGGTTAACCGGTTACTGCAAAACTTCTAGTGAAAGGCTTCTTGTTTACCCTTACATGCCCAATGGCAGCGTCGCCTTGAAGCTTAAGT CAAAACCGGCATTGGACTGGAACATGAGGAAGAAGATTGCGATTGGAGCAGCAAGAGGTTTGATGTATCTACACGAGCAATGTGATCCCAAGATCATTCACAGAGATGTCAAAGCAGCTAATATACTCTTAGACGAGTGCTTTGAAGCTGTTGTTGGTGACTTTGGGCTTGCGAAGCTCCTCAACCACGACCGCGGTCCGTGGCACCGTTGGTCACATTGCACCTGA